In Eubalaena glacialis isolate mEubGla1 chromosome 2, mEubGla1.1.hap2.+ XY, whole genome shotgun sequence, a single genomic region encodes these proteins:
- the LOC133085193 gene encoding LOW QUALITY PROTEIN: E3 ubiquitin-protein ligase makorin-1-like (The sequence of the model RefSeq protein was modified relative to this genomic sequence to represent the inferred CDS: inserted 1 base in 1 codon; substituted 1 base at 1 genomic stop codon), with protein MAEAAAPGTTATTSGAGAAAAAVAAASPTLIPTVTSPSLXGAGFGSDGSGGGWTKQVTCRYFMHGVCKEGDNRRYSHDLSDSPYGVVCKYFQXGYCIYGDRCRYEHSKPLKPEEATATALIAKSPLAASSSLSSVVGQIVEMHMGEAESRNSNSSTVGAGSEDWVNAIEFVPGQPYCGHTAPSSTEAPLQGSVTKEESEKEQTAVETKKQICPYAAVGECRYGENCVYLHGDSCDMCGLQVFHPVDAAQRSQHLNPCIEAHVKDMELSFALQRSKDMVCGICMEAVYEKANPRERRFGILSNCNHTYCLKCIRKWRSAKQFESKIIKFCPECRITSNFVIPREYWVEEKVEKQKLIQKYKEAMSNKACRYFDEGRGSCPFGGNCFYKQVYPDGRREEPQRQKVGTSSRYRAQRRNHFWELIEERENGNPFDNDEEEVVTFELDEMLLMLLAAGGDDDLTDSEDEWDLFHDELEHFYDLDL; from the exons ATGGCGGAGGCTGCAGCTCCCGGAACAACAGCCACAACATCAGGAGCAggagcggcagcggcggcggtggCAGCGGCCTCCCCCACCCTTATCCCCACAGTCACCTCCCCGTCCC CGGGCGCGGGATTTGGCAGcgacggcagcggcggcggctggACCAAACAGGTCACATGCAGGTATTTCATGCATGGGGTTTGTAAGGAAGGAGATAACCGTCGATACTCACATGACCTCTCTGACAGTCCATATGGTGTAGTGTGCAAGTACTTTCAGTGAGGATACTGTATTTACGGAGACCGCTGCAGATATGAACACAGCAAGCCATTGAAACCGGAGGAAGCAACTGCTACAGCTCTAATAGCCAAGTCACCCCTTGCTGCTTCCTCAAGTCTCTCATCAGTAGTTGGACAGATTGTTGAAATGCATATGGGCGAAGCTGAGTCAAGAAATTCAAACTCTTCAACTGTAGGAGCGGGTTCAGAAGACTGGGTGAACGCCATTGAGTTCGTTCCTGGGCAGCCCTACTGTGGCCATACTgccccttcctccactgaagcACCCCTGCAGGGCTCAGTGACCAAGGAGGAATCAGAGAAGGAGCAAACTGCAGTGGAAACAAAGAAGCAGATCTGCCCCTATGCTGCAGTGGGAGAGTGCCGATATGGGGAGAACTGTGTGTATCTCCACGGAGACTCGTGTGATATGTGTGGGCTGCAGGTCTTCCATCCAGTGGATGCTGCCCAAAGATCACAACATTTAAATCCTTGCATCGAAGCCCATGTGAAGGACATGGAGCTCTCGTTTGCTCTGCAGCGCAGCAAGGACATGGTGTGTGGGATCTGCATGGAGGCGGTCTATGAGAAAGCCAACCCCCGCGAACGCCGCTTCGGAATCCTCTCCAACTGCAACCACACCTACTGTCTCAAATGTATTCGCAAGTGGAGGAGTGCTAAGCAATTTGAGAGCAAGATCATAAAGTTCTGCCCAGAATGCCGGATCACATCTAACTTTGTCATTCCACGTGAGTACTGGGTGGAGGAGAAAGTAGAGAAGCAGAAACTCATTCAGAAATACAAGGAGGCAATGAGCAACAAGGCGTGCAGGTATTTTGATGAAGGACGTGGGAGCTGCCCGTTTGGAGGGAACTGCTTTTACAAGCAGGTGTACCCTGATGGCCGTAGAGAGgagccacagagacagaaagtgggaaCATCAAGCAGATACCGGGCCCAACGAAGGAACCACTTCTGGGAGCTTATTGAGGAAAGAGAGAACGGCAACCCCTTTGACAACGACGAAGAAGAGGTTGTCACCTTTGAGCTGGACGAgatgttgcttatgcttttggctGCAGGTGGGGACGATGACCTGACAGACTCGGAAGACGAGTGGGACTTGTTTCACGATGAGCTGGAACATTTTTATGACTTGGATCTATAG